In Lusitaniella coriacea LEGE 07157, a genomic segment contains:
- the lepB gene encoding signal peptidase I, which translates to MAQTNNNWLEAFRTLGLSAFLAIGVRTFVAEARYIPSESMLPTLEVNDRLMIEKLSYRFKTPQRGDVIVFMPPDEARLCTGETQKQAYIKRAIGLPGDVVEVKNSQVYINNKLLKEDYIQESPYYQYGPVTVPPNSYLVLGDNRNNSCDGHYWGFVPHENLIGRATVRYWPFNRFGTLD; encoded by the coding sequence ATGGCACAGACAAACAATAATTGGTTAGAAGCTTTCAGAACTCTTGGTTTGAGTGCCTTTCTAGCAATTGGGGTTCGGACTTTTGTGGCAGAAGCACGTTACATTCCTTCTGAGTCGATGCTTCCCACCTTAGAAGTGAACGACCGCTTGATGATTGAAAAGTTGAGCTACCGCTTCAAAACCCCGCAACGGGGCGATGTTATTGTTTTTATGCCCCCCGATGAAGCTCGTCTGTGTACGGGAGAGACTCAAAAACAAGCTTACATTAAGCGCGCGATCGGTTTGCCGGGAGATGTTGTCGAAGTTAAAAACAGCCAAGTTTATATCAACAACAAACTCTTAAAAGAAGACTACATTCAAGAATCGCCCTACTACCAATATGGTCCCGTCACCGTCCCCCCTAATTCCTATCTCGTTTTGGGGGATAATCGCAACAACAGTTGTGACGGTCACTATTGGGGTTTTGTCCCCCACGAGAATCTGATTGGTCGCGCAACTGTTCGCTATTGGCCTTTTAATCGCTTTGGAACGCTAGATTAA